TGCCTGCTTACCCATCACTGCAACCTGCCTCCTCACTGAAATCTTGCCTTGCTCCGAGGTGATGTGGCAGAGATAGACGCCCTCGTCCTGGATGCGGATGCCCCTCAGTGTCAGGGACGCATTCCCCCGGGCCAACCCCTCTGGATCCAACTGGGTCCGGTTCCTATAAATCTGGTCTTGTCTCTCCAGCTGCTCCTTCCCGTAATAGTAACTATGAagcaccagggcctctgcccctGCCCGCTCCTTCTGCCAGGTGAGGGTCAGACGCTGGAGGTTCATCCCGGGCTGGGACGGGAAGAGGCAGCTCAGAGTGACGTCCCCCTCAAACTGAGCTACAACGTCTGGTGCCGAGGTTGCTGTGCAGAGCAAAAAGCACAGGAGTCAGTGGgttccttgtgtgtgtgtgtgtataatgaaTACAAGCTACTCCAATCCTAGCCtcttccagcagggggcgctgcatgACGAGAAGGCTGGATTGGTGAAGCCCATGGGCCATATAGACTggcatcccatccccatgcttcagaggaaggcataagaccctgctgtggcaccagagcAGCCATCTGCGTTCATGCTGCTGGCTGTTCTGGCACCACAGTGGCttctggtgggtgaaaggtggaactgcagcacttctcaagcagaatgtattttctggatgaaaaaaatattctgcGCCAGACATGAATTCTGCGTGTGCACAGCGgcgcagaattcctccaggagtattTCATGCAGAGAGAGTTGCATGCAAAGGACGTTACTGCACAAGGCCCTTGGAGGCTCAGAGcgaagtggcgtgggctgagaCATTTCCCTAGGTGCAAACACAGGGGTGAGGAGATTGGGTGCATGGCCATGTGCATGGCAGGCAGGAAGCCAGGAATTGCCAGCAGGACCATgggaggaagcagagagacagAGCTGTGTGAGCACAGGGCTCACtggaggggcaggtgtggggatTTCGGAGCCAGAGAACAGCCTCCTGCTGTTTGTTCCTTCTGTGCTCTGGGaaacaggggggggggggacactacCTGGGAAGGAATGAGAGTCCACTGGAGCTTAGCGAGACACTCAGGCCAAAATGGCAATGTTAAGTACTCTGCAAACTCAGCTCCCAGGCGTCTCACATGAGAGCCCCCAAAGCGGTGCACCTTGATCTCCCAGGGCCTCAGCTGTATACTACGGATAACACCACCACCCCCGCACCTTGCTGGGGTGTTGAGAAAATGCAGTGAACGAAGGAATGAGATGCTACAGTGAGGAAATGCCACAGAAAAGCCCACAAGGAAGTAAACAAtcctgtctccagagcagggttTGACTAGCCGGCAGTGGAACAGGCCTGGGGCCACACCTGGCCCAGGGAAGATTAAACCAAGTATTGAATAGCTGCCCATTAAGTGAGCATGTCACCGTGTGCATGGAATGAGGCAGGGGGCCAGTGGCAGTGCTTTCTCCTGCCATTAGAGGCTGTGTCATGATTCAGATGCACAAAGGGGCACAGATATGGCTGCACGGGGTGACCTTAACGCTGGCATTTCATACCTCTTGAGTGCGACTTTGCAAAGTTAACAATGTAGCATTATGGAtgtaatttattatttatgtCACAGGAGCAACTTGAGTCCCATCTTACCAGGGactgcacagacacagtgagcgagagtccctgccccagctgagatcagggccccgtcgcgccaggTGCTGCATAgacacacagcaagagacagtccctgcccctagaGCATCCCATTCCCCAAGCTCTGCGATCTCTCTCTGTATAAACACTCCACTCTTCCCCCCATTACTGGGGCCCCGACATCACTCACCCGCCACGGCAAAGTGGAGAATCAAGAAGGGAAGCAGCATGGACTGGGAAGAGGAGCGAACCGACATTCATCTGCAAGACAGACATCAGACTCGTGGGCGAGACCCGGGCATGAATGAAACCAGCCAGTGCACCGACACCAGCTGGCCTAACCATTCCGAGGACTCCCAACATCTGCGGGTGGAAGATAGGCTCCCGCATCTCCCCCCGATTTCCCTGGTGGGTGGGGTGCTCTGCTGTGCCTGGGGTGAGCCCTGCAGTAGGATTCATGCCCCTTGGGGGTCTCCTTGTTGTCTGGCCAGATTAAAAGCTTAAGTGTCTGTGGGGCCTGGAGACACATTTGTAAGCGGCTAGTGGGACGGCTAGTGGAGAGGTAAAGCTAGCAGGACGGCTGGTGGTGAAGACTGTTTCCTGACTTTCAGATTGGAAGCTCCTCATTGACCCCAATGGAGCtatggcccattgaccccagctaggatctggccccattgaccccaatggagctacggcccattgaccccagctgagatctgaCCAGAGTACTGAAGCTTTGTTAACAAAACTGCATGTGCAGAGATATGATTCAGGCTGCTGGGGCTCATTAAATGAGGTGGAGCAGCAGCAATGTGTCCATGACAGCAGGGTGTATattattgtaacccttctgcccgacagagttggcagcaacaagggccgggtgcagtatccaggggttccgtttcaataacacaatgcaaaaccggctcgagcccccacccagtgacctgggacaattacataccaccccccgggcacctctggaggcaatacttcccctctcgcaagcacggagtctgagtgtagcaaaatccttttaataaaggagggaaacaatgcagcattatgttagggaaacaccacaaacagaattataacacaaaccatgagcgaaagacccacccccaagtaagtttggcagtgtccttttcccttcAGGGTCtcaagtccagcaacccaacagtcatCCCCACCCACAGTTTGTCCTTGGTCAATGCAGCTCTAGAGttagaagttcatctgcagagtttacctcccagcctgggtggaagtggggggaggtctgggggcaGTTTACCTGCTCCGGTCAACAGCCAATTGCCACACCTCTCAAcggggttctgctgcagtcttcaccacCAGCCGTCCTGCTAGCTTTACCTCTCCACTAGCCGTCCCACTAGCCGCTTACAAATGTGTCTCCAGGCCccccaccacttaacacagctctcagtgatttcagctcttagtaaggtcagctctttagtgatttcagctgttagcagGGGGCCCTAATGTTGGTGCACTCAGAACCACTCACCCAAAGTAAGTCTAATGCTTACACCTCATAATCAGTGATTTGAGCTCTGCAAGATGTaataacagcaaagaatcctgtggcaccttatagactaacagacatttttaagcatgagctttcatgggtgaatacccacttcatcagatgccacaggattctttattgcttttacagatccagactaacacaactacccctctgataagatGTAATAAGACTCCTAGTAGAGCATCAAAATTAGCTCCACTATGCACAGTTGAGGGACTCAAAGTAATATTTAaagcccagccagccagccagtcccagtacagatcccaggGTGACTCTGCTAAttgcctctctccattctgaaaactgatcatttattcctaccctgtctTTGCATATACGCACAGACTAATGTATAACTGTAAtacatctcatagactcatagactttaaggtcagaagggaccattatgatcatctagtctgatctcctgcacaatgcaggccacagaatctcacccacccactcctggaacaaacccctagcctatgtctgagttgctgaagtccccaaattgtggtttgaagacctcaagctgcagagaatcctccagcaagtgacccatgccccacgctgcagaggaaggcgaaaaacctccagggcctctgccaatctgccctggaggaaaattccttcccaaccccaaatatggcgatcagttaaaccctgagcatgtgggcaagactcaccagccagcacccaggaaagaattctctgtagtaactcagatcccatcccatctaacatcccatcacagaccactgggcatacttacctgctgataatcaaagatcaattgccaaattaattgccaaaattaggctatcccatcataccatcccctccataaacttatcaagcttagtcttcaagccagatatgtcttttgcccccactactccccttggaaggctgtagGGAAATGCACACCGGTGTGGATGTAGCAttacacgcgcgcgcacacacacacacgcttgctTGTGTTTTACTTTTCACTAGGCTTGGCAGGATTCcgtttttataattttgacgaGTAATAATGGTGTATTTTTAAGCAGCTTTTTAAGATTTGTATCCACGGAGATGCTCAGAGCTGTGTAAAATTGAGGGGAGAGGGCCCGACAAGGATCATGTCATGACAGCAGACGCTGAGGCCTtcgctacacttgagagttacagcgctgtaactcactccccgttcacactggcaaggcacatacagcgctgtatctccctggctacagcgctgctcgtactccacctccccgagaggaataaagagaatcgcgctgctgctgcagcgctggagcaccagtgtaaacagggaataatcttagtacgctgtaactgacctctggaaacttcccataatccttttaagtgaaggttctgctctttgttttgttatgaactccgggctccggagctgcttatccaaaaaccaaacacagcccctggttgctgtgaatgagcagaggaggggggctccctttggaacgcccacagctagcgtttgcttgaagagagggggagggagggggcttgaggagagaagcagtgcGGTGGGCGGGAGGGCAGGGTCCATTTcggcttatctggtctgtgaggaaaaaaaagctgctgttggctttcagtgagtgagagaggggtgggggaggaggtcagaACTTGCAAGAcagctgctgacagagtgtcggctccaaaaatccactctctcccccgctccctgtcacacgccacccaccccccttttgaaaagcacgttgcagccacttgaacgctgggatagctgcccataatgcactgctcccaatgccgctgcagatgctgcaaatgtggccatgacagtgcgctggtagctgtcagtgtggccagactgcatcgctttccctactcagctgtatgaagacagctttaactcccagcgctgcacagctgcaagtgtagccatacgaTTCA
This genomic window from Mauremys mutica isolate MM-2020 ecotype Southern chromosome 17, ASM2049712v1, whole genome shotgun sequence contains:
- the LOC123351787 gene encoding CD276 antigen-like, which gives rise to MSVRSSSQSMLLPFLILHFAVAATSAPDVVAQFEGDVTLSCLFPSQPGMNLQRLTLTWQKERAGAEALVLHSYYYGKEQLERQDQIYRNRTQLDPEGLARGNASLTLRGIRIQDEGVYLCHITSEQGKISVRRQVAVMAPYSEVRLEVSVSSQVTLTCCAEGGYPEACVLWLDGAGNNVTAESDTSLQRDPTGLCDVSSRILLPRTGCGNYTCLLESPGQPHVVRHLSVSCSPDNCTNNLCLPITLPLMVLLGVLGIVLCFLRRRFSWCSAASGL